One genomic region from Mangifera indica cultivar Alphonso chromosome 17, CATAS_Mindica_2.1, whole genome shotgun sequence encodes:
- the LOC123200510 gene encoding proline-rich receptor-like protein kinase PERK1, translating into MSSSPSPGSTPGAPAPTSPPPTTNTSPPPATPAAPTPSSPSAPPPTPPAPPPPTPSAPPPATPASPPSPAASPPPAPSSTPSTPPSTPASPPPPPPSSPSGSNSPPPPKSSGTPPPPTARSPPPPPSSSSSSGDGISMGLVVGLAIGGLAILVVVSLLFLCCCKKKRRRRDEAGYYMPPPPPAPKVDPYGDRQHQFQHNVPPAAALVVPPMPKPSPPPPVASRPPYSPVHSPSSQPPPPPFMSSSGGSGSNYSGPDNSIPPPSPGISLGFSKSTFTYEELSRATDGFSDANLLGQGGFGYVHRGVLPNGKEVAIKQLKAGSGQGEREFQAEVEIISRVHHKHLVSLVGYCIAGSQRMLVYEFVPNNTLEFHLHGKGRPTMDWSTRLKIALGSAKGLAYLHEDCHPKIIHRDIKAANILLDFKFEAKVADFGLAKFFSDVNTHVSTRVMGTFGYLAPEYASSGKLTEKSDIFSFGVMLLELITGRRPVDSSPSYVEDSLVDWARPLLNRALEDGNFDSLADPRLQNNYDHNEMARMVACAAACVRHSARRRPRTSQIVRALEGDMSLSDLNEGIRPGHGNIYSSYGSSDYDTAQYNEDLKRFKKMALTSQEYGASSEYSAPTSEYGLYPSGSSGENTREMEMGKMKKNNQGYSGSS; encoded by the exons ATGTCCTCCTCACCGTCTCCGGGGTCCACCCCGGGAGCTCCGGCGCCGACCTCTCCGCCCCCAACCACCAATACATCACCTCCACCAGCCACTCCGGCTGCGCCAACACCTTCTAGTCCATCTGCACCTCCTCCCACTCCACCTGCGCCACCACCTCCCACTCCATCGGCACCTCCGCCAGCTACTCCCGCATCTCCACCATCACCCGCTGCTTCCCCACCTCCAGCGCCCTCCTCTACCCCCTCGACTCCGCCCTCTACTCCTGCATCGCCTCCGCCTCCGCCTCCGTCCAGTCCTTCGGGTAGCAATTCACCCCCGCCGCCGAAAAGTTCGGGGACGCCGCCACCGCCGACTGCTCGGAGTCCACCGCCTCCACCTAGTTCGTCGTCTTCTTCTGGTGATGGAATAAGTATGGGGTTAGTGGTGGGGTTAGCTATAGGAGGACTGGCTATTCTTGTGGTGGTCAGCTTGTTGTTTCTTTGTTGCTgtaagaagaagaggaggagacGTGATGAGGCTGGTTACTATATGCCTCCACCACCTCCTGCCCCTAAAG TTGACCCTTATGGTGACCGGCAGCATCAGTTTCAGCATAATGTCCCACCAGCTGCTGCTCTTGTTGTCCCACCGATGCCAAAACCCTCTCCTCCACCTCCAGTTGCATCACGTCCACCATACTCACCCGTTCATTCTCCTTCTTCTCAGCCGCCGCCACCACCTTTCATGAGCAGTAGTGGAGGCTCTGGCTCCAATTACTCAGGGCCTGACAACTCAATCCCACCACCTTCACCAGGCATTTCTTTAGGTTTTTCAAAGAGCACATTTACGTATGAGGAATTGTCAAGGGCAACTGATGGCTTCTCAGATGCCAACCTCCTTGGACAAGGTGGTTTTGGGTATGTACACAGAGGTGTCTTACCTAATGGAAAAGAAGTGGCAATCAAGCAACTGAAAGCTGGAAGTGGTCAGGGAGAACGTGAATTTCAGGCAGAAGTTGAAATAATCAGCCGAGTACACCACAAACATCTTGTTTCCTTGGTTGGATACTGTATTGCTGGATCACAAAGAATGCTTGTTTATGAGTTTGTTCCAAACAACACTTTGGAGTTTCACTTACATG GAAAGGGGCGACCTACCATGGATTGGTCTACCAGACTGAAAATTGCTTTAGGTTCTGCCAAAGGATTGGCATATCTTCATGAAGATT GTCATCCTAAAATTATTCATCGTGATATCAAGGCAGCTAACATACTTCTGGATTTCAAGTTTGAGGCAAAG GTAGCTGATTTTGGACTGGCAAAATTTTTTTCTGATGTCAATACTCATGTCTCCACACGAGTAATGGGTACATTTGG TTACTTGGCTCCAGAATATGCTTCAAGTGGAAAACTCACTGAGAAATCAGATATTTTTTCCTTCGGTGTCATGCTTTTGGAATTGATCACCGGACGCCGACCTGTTGACTCAAGCCCTTCTTACGTGGAGGATAGTTTGGTTGACTGG GCAAGGCCTCTGCTTAATCGAGCTCTGGAAGATGGAAACTTTGACAGTCTGGCTGATCCAAGGCTGCAGAACAATTATGACCACAATGAGATGGCTCGGATGGTTGCTTGTGCTGCTGCTTGTGTGCGTCATTCTGCACGTCGCCGGCCTAGAACAAGCCAG ATAGTCCGTGCTTTGGAAGGGGACATGTCTCTATCTGATCTGAACGAGGGAATTAGACCTGGACATGGCAATATTTACAGTTCTTATGGAAGTTCGGACTATGACACGGCGCAATACAATGAAGACTTGAAAAGATTCAAGAAGATGGCATTGACTAGCCAGGAGTATGGTGCCAGTAGCGAGTACAGTGCACCTACAAGCGAATACGGATTATACCCTTCTGGCTCAAGCGGTGAAAACACCCGCGAAATGGAGATGggaaagatgaagaaaaacaaTCAAGGTTACAGTGGAAGCTCTTAG
- the LOC123200511 gene encoding ras-related protein Rab7, which yields MASRGRRMLLKVIILGDSGVGKTSLMNQYVNRKFSNQYKATIGADFLTKEVQFEDRHFTLQIWDTAGQERFQSLGVAFYRGADCCVLVYDVNVMKSFDNLNNWREEFLIQASPSDPENFPFVVLGNKIDIDGGNSRVVSEKKAKAWCASKGNIPYFETSAKEGFNVEAAFQCIAKNALKNEPEEDIYLPDTIDVVGGGQQQRSSGCEC from the exons ATGGCTTCTCGTGGTAGACGCATGCTTCTCAAAGTTATAATCCTTGGTGACAGCGG GGTTGGAAAGACATCTTTGATGAATCA ATATGTGAACCGCAAGTTCAGTAATCAGTACAAAGCAACTATTGGGGCAGATTTCTTGACAAAAGAAGTCCAATTCGAGGATAGGCATTTCACCTTGCAG ATTTGGGATACAGCTGGACAGGAAAGATTTCAAAGTCTTGGAGTGGCTTTCTACCGTGGTGCAGACTGTTGTGTTCTTGTGTATGATGTAAATGTCATGAAATCATTTGATAATCTCAACAATTGGCGTGAGGAGTTTCTGATTCAG GCTAGCCCTTCTGATCCCGAGAACTTTCCATTTGTTGTATTGGGGAACAAGATAGATATTGATGGTGGGAATAGTCGAGTG GTATCTGAGAAGAAGGCAAAGGCATGGTGTGCTTCCAAGGGAAATATTCCTTATTTTGAAACTTCTGCCAAAGAAGGTTTCAATGTTGAAGCAGCTTTCCAGTGTATAGCAAAAAATGCTCTCAAAAATGAACCTGAAGAAGACAT TTATCTTCCGGACACCATTGATGTTGTCGGGGGTGGACAGCAACAGAGATCTTCAGGATGTGAATGTTAG
- the LOC123199887 gene encoding protein Mpv17-like isoform X2 — translation MLRLWKWYQNCLSVNPVKTQVISSGFLWGIGDIAAQYITHATAKNRLQISNADEKFKVNWKRVATTSMFGFGFVGPIGHFWYEGLDRFIRLRLQLPPNYMGFATGKNGAQVKEDLKRDFIPSLILEGGVWPIVQVANFRYVPVRYQLLYVNIFCLLDSAFLSWVEQQKDAPWKQWFTSFHSLEKKGGKGDL, via the exons ATGCTGAGGCTTTGGAAATGGTACCAGAACTGTTTATCTGTGAATCCCGTCAAAACACAAGTCATTAGCTCAGGATTTCTTTGGGGTATTGGTGACATTGCTGCTCAATACATCACCCACGCCACTGCCAAAAATCGCCTTCAGATATCT AATgcagatgaaaaattcaaagtaaactGGAAACGTGTGGCTACCACAAGTATGTTTGGATTTGGCTTTGTTGGACCCATTGGCCATTTCTG GTATGAAGGATTGGACAGATTTATAAGGCTGAGGCTTCAACTGCCACCAAA tTACATGGGATTTGCCACCGGGAAGAATGGTGCTCAAGTGAAAGAAGATTTGAAGAGGGATTTCATCCCATCCCTGATTTTGGAGGGCGGTGTATGGCCAATCGTTCAGGTAGCAAATTTCCGTTATGTTCCTGTAAGATACCAACTCCTCTATGTCAACATCTTCTGCTTGTTAGACAGTGCTTTTCTGTCATGGGTCGAGCAACAAAAGGATGCCCCTTGGAAGCAGTGGTTCACTTCGTTTCATTCTTTGGAGAAAAAAGGTGGTAAGGGTgacttataa
- the LOC123199887 gene encoding protein Mpv17-like isoform X1: MLRLWKWYQNCLSVNPVKTQVISSGFLWGIGDIAAQYITHATAKNRLQISNADEKFKVNWKRVATTSMFGFGFVGPIGHFWYEGLDRFIRLRLQLPPKSVRFVATKVAMDSIIFGPFDLFVFFSYMGFATGKNGAQVKEDLKRDFIPSLILEGGVWPIVQVANFRYVPVRYQLLYVNIFCLLDSAFLSWVEQQKDAPWKQWFTSFHSLEKKGGKGDL; encoded by the exons ATGCTGAGGCTTTGGAAATGGTACCAGAACTGTTTATCTGTGAATCCCGTCAAAACACAAGTCATTAGCTCAGGATTTCTTTGGGGTATTGGTGACATTGCTGCTCAATACATCACCCACGCCACTGCCAAAAATCGCCTTCAGATATCT AATgcagatgaaaaattcaaagtaaactGGAAACGTGTGGCTACCACAAGTATGTTTGGATTTGGCTTTGTTGGACCCATTGGCCATTTCTG GTATGAAGGATTGGACAGATTTATAAGGCTGAGGCTTCAACTGCCACCAAAGTCAGTGCGGTTTGTTGCTACTAAAGTTGCAATGGATAGCATCATCTTTGGCCCCTttgatttgtttgtattttttagtTACATGGGATTTGCCACCGGGAAGAATGGTGCTCAAGTGAAAGAAGATTTGAAGAGGGATTTCATCCCATCCCTGATTTTGGAGGGCGGTGTATGGCCAATCGTTCAGGTAGCAAATTTCCGTTATGTTCCTGTAAGATACCAACTCCTCTATGTCAACATCTTCTGCTTGTTAGACAGTGCTTTTCTGTCATGGGTCGAGCAACAAAAGGATGCCCCTTGGAAGCAGTGGTTCACTTCGTTTCATTCTTTGGAGAAAAAAGGTGGTAAGGGTgacttataa
- the LOC123199887 gene encoding PXMP2/4 family protein 2-like isoform X4: MLRLWKWYQNCLSVNPVKTQVISSGFLWGIGDIAAQYITHATAKNRLQISNADEKFKVNWKRVATTSMFGFGFVGPIGHFWYEGLDRFIRLRLQLPPNYMGFATGKNGAQVKEDLKRDFIPSLILEGGVWPIVQCFSVMGRATKGCPLEAVVHFVSFFGEKRW, from the exons ATGCTGAGGCTTTGGAAATGGTACCAGAACTGTTTATCTGTGAATCCCGTCAAAACACAAGTCATTAGCTCAGGATTTCTTTGGGGTATTGGTGACATTGCTGCTCAATACATCACCCACGCCACTGCCAAAAATCGCCTTCAGATATCT AATgcagatgaaaaattcaaagtaaactGGAAACGTGTGGCTACCACAAGTATGTTTGGATTTGGCTTTGTTGGACCCATTGGCCATTTCTG GTATGAAGGATTGGACAGATTTATAAGGCTGAGGCTTCAACTGCCACCAAA tTACATGGGATTTGCCACCGGGAAGAATGGTGCTCAAGTGAAAGAAGATTTGAAGAGGGATTTCATCCCATCCCTGATTTTGGAGGGCGGTGTATGGCCAATCGTTCAG TGCTTTTCTGTCATGGGTCGAGCAACAAAAGGATGCCCCTTGGAAGCAGTGGTTCACTTCGTTTCATTCTTTGGAGAAAAAAGGTGGTAA
- the LOC123199887 gene encoding PXMP2/4 family protein 4-like isoform X3 — translation MLRLWKWYQNCLSVNPVKTQVISSGFLWGIGDIAAQYITHATAKNRLQISNADEKFKVNWKRVATTSMFGFGFVGPIGHFWYEGLDRFIRLRLQLPPKSVRFVATKVAMDSIIFGPFDLFVFFSYMGFATGKNGAQVKEDLKRDFIPSLILEGGVWPIVQCFSVMGRATKGCPLEAVVHFVSFFGEKRW, via the exons ATGCTGAGGCTTTGGAAATGGTACCAGAACTGTTTATCTGTGAATCCCGTCAAAACACAAGTCATTAGCTCAGGATTTCTTTGGGGTATTGGTGACATTGCTGCTCAATACATCACCCACGCCACTGCCAAAAATCGCCTTCAGATATCT AATgcagatgaaaaattcaaagtaaactGGAAACGTGTGGCTACCACAAGTATGTTTGGATTTGGCTTTGTTGGACCCATTGGCCATTTCTG GTATGAAGGATTGGACAGATTTATAAGGCTGAGGCTTCAACTGCCACCAAAGTCAGTGCGGTTTGTTGCTACTAAAGTTGCAATGGATAGCATCATCTTTGGCCCCTttgatttgtttgtattttttagtTACATGGGATTTGCCACCGGGAAGAATGGTGCTCAAGTGAAAGAAGATTTGAAGAGGGATTTCATCCCATCCCTGATTTTGGAGGGCGGTGTATGGCCAATCGTTCAG TGCTTTTCTGTCATGGGTCGAGCAACAAAAGGATGCCCCTTGGAAGCAGTGGTTCACTTCGTTTCATTCTTTGGAGAAAAAAGGTGGTAA